One segment of Yersinia kristensenii DNA contains the following:
- the chiP gene encoding chitoporin ChiP: MVTHGAKRKTLALAVAGALLGTGFMVAPEAKAEGFVDDSSLTGGIYYWQRQRDRKDLTPGSAEYGKYVANLHHSTFNANLDFSSGYAADMFGIDLAAFGAVEMTNSGPAAPNEIGFSDAKTRWDEKWTGDKSGVSIYKAAAKFKLGDFWARGGYIQPTGQTLLAPHWSFMPGTYRGAEGGAKFDFDSAGALSMSYMWTDEYKAPWYQNMYNFRQADGKTGISYLQSIGAKYDFKNKLVLEAAFGQAKDYMDQYFAKASYAFPVAGNDLRTSYQFYGAKDKVDGGFNDVNDVYDGLAWLQALTLGYTTGPLDWRLEGTWAKAEGNQGYFLQRMTPGYATSNGRLDVWWDSRSDFNANGEKALFGGVMYDLKNWNMAGWSVGTSYAYGWDAKPSTNPIYDQNVRLKESAWNFDVLYTLQEGRAKGTLFKLHYTMYDNHTNIPSYGGGFGNVFQDEKDVKFIVIAPFTIF, from the coding sequence ATGGTTACGCACGGTGCTAAACGTAAAACATTGGCGCTCGCAGTCGCGGGTGCATTGTTAGGAACGGGGTTTATGGTTGCCCCAGAAGCCAAGGCAGAGGGCTTTGTTGATGATTCATCACTGACGGGTGGTATTTACTATTGGCAGCGTCAGCGTGACCGTAAGGATTTAACGCCGGGTAGCGCAGAGTATGGCAAGTATGTTGCTAACCTGCATCACTCCACATTTAACGCCAACCTGGACTTCTCGTCCGGCTATGCCGCAGATATGTTCGGTATCGACTTAGCGGCTTTTGGCGCAGTTGAAATGACCAACAGCGGCCCCGCGGCACCAAACGAAATTGGCTTCAGTGATGCCAAAACCCGTTGGGATGAAAAATGGACCGGCGATAAGAGTGGTGTCAGTATTTACAAAGCTGCCGCCAAATTCAAATTAGGTGATTTCTGGGCGCGTGGTGGTTATATCCAACCTACTGGCCAGACACTGTTAGCCCCACACTGGAGCTTTATGCCAGGCACCTATCGTGGTGCTGAGGGTGGCGCGAAATTCGATTTCGATTCTGCGGGCGCACTGTCCATGTCTTACATGTGGACTGATGAATATAAAGCGCCGTGGTATCAGAATATGTATAACTTCCGCCAAGCTGATGGCAAGACTGGCATAAGTTACCTGCAATCAATTGGTGCCAAATACGACTTTAAAAACAAGCTAGTGCTGGAAGCCGCATTCGGTCAAGCCAAAGATTACATGGACCAATACTTTGCGAAAGCCTCTTATGCTTTCCCGGTGGCGGGTAATGATCTGCGGACTTCTTACCAGTTCTACGGCGCGAAAGATAAAGTCGATGGCGGTTTCAACGATGTGAATGACGTCTATGACGGTCTTGCCTGGTTACAAGCATTGACTCTGGGTTATACCACCGGGCCATTGGATTGGCGTTTGGAGGGGACTTGGGCCAAAGCTGAGGGTAACCAAGGTTACTTCTTGCAACGTATGACCCCAGGCTATGCAACTTCCAATGGTCGCTTGGACGTGTGGTGGGATTCCCGTTCTGACTTCAACGCCAACGGCGAAAAAGCGTTGTTTGGTGGCGTGATGTATGACCTGAAAAACTGGAATATGGCCGGTTGGTCAGTTGGGACTTCCTATGCTTATGGTTGGGATGCCAAACCGAGCACCAATCCAATTTATGACCAGAATGTGCGTTTGAAAGAATCTGCATGGAACTTTGACGTGCTCTACACCCTGCAAGAAGGCCGGGCGAAAGGCACATTATTCAAACTGCATTACACCATGTATGACAACCACACCAACATCCCAAGCTATGGTGGCGGTTTCGGCAACGTATTCCAGGATGAAAAAGACGTCAAATTCATCGTGATTGCGCCATTTACTATCTTCTGA
- the chiQ gene encoding ChiQ/YbfN family lipoprotein yields MKKIFFIIAAVMGLSACATQGPVQPEDSKLKQAYSACINASEGQPERLIPCKAVLNVLKQEKAHQAFTDKETVRVLDYQRCIDAAHTGNGQAYDAQCGKLWQEIRQNN; encoded by the coding sequence ATGAAAAAAATATTTTTTATCATTGCTGCAGTCATGGGATTAAGTGCTTGCGCCACACAAGGCCCAGTCCAGCCAGAAGACAGCAAACTTAAGCAAGCTTACAGCGCTTGTATCAATGCCAGCGAAGGCCAGCCGGAAAGGCTGATCCCTTGTAAGGCGGTGTTGAACGTCTTGAAACAAGAAAAAGCGCATCAAGCCTTTACTGACAAAGAGACCGTTCGGGTATTGGATTATCAGCGTTGTATTGATGCGGCCCATACCGGTAATGGCCAGGCCTATGACGCGCAGTGTGGCAAGTTGTGGCAAGAAATTCGCCAAAATAATTAA